One part of the Armatimonadota bacterium genome encodes these proteins:
- the rplE gene encoding 50S ribosomal protein L5: MSRLREKYEKEIVPALMKEFSYANVMMAPKINKVVVNMGVGRAGQTGGEPKLLDGAIKDLTAITGQKPVITKTKKSIAAFKIRAGAKVGCMVTLRGDMAYEFIDRLFNVTLARVRDFQGLNPNSFDGRGNFSFGMKEQLTFPEIEYDRVDQVRGMDIIIQTTARNDEEAASLLRKLGMPLAKK, translated from the coding sequence ATGTCACGGTTACGAGAGAAATACGAGAAAGAGATTGTGCCCGCGTTGATGAAGGAGTTCTCCTACGCCAACGTGATGATGGCGCCTAAGATCAACAAGGTCGTCGTGAACATGGGCGTTGGCCGAGCGGGGCAGACCGGCGGAGAACCGAAACTGCTGGACGGCGCGATCAAGGACCTGACCGCGATCACCGGCCAGAAGCCCGTTATCACCAAGACTAAGAAGTCCATCGCGGCCTTCAAGATCCGCGCCGGCGCCAAAGTCGGCTGCATGGTGACGCTTCGCGGCGATATGGCCTACGAGTTCATCGACCGCCTGTTCAACGTTACCCTGGCGCGCGTCCGTGACTTCCAGGGCCTGAACCCGAACTCATTTGACGGGCGCGGGAACTTCTCCTTCGGCATGAAGGAGCAGTTGACCTTCCCCGAGATCGAGTACGACCGGGTGGACCAGGTGCGCGGCATGGACATCATCATCCAGACCACGGCTCGCAAT
- the rplX gene encoding 50S ribosomal protein L24 yields MQIKKGDVVLIIAGKDKGKRGAVLEVKPRENRVVVENLNMVVKHKKPRQQKVGAHEEGRYEMPAAIDRSNVMLCNPNHIVKGEAQPAKIGHKLVEGKWVRFDRTTGDTL; encoded by the coding sequence ATGCAGATAAAGAAAGGCGATGTCGTTCTGATCATCGCCGGCAAGGACAAGGGCAAGCGTGGCGCAGTGCTCGAGGTGAAGCCTCGGGAAAACCGTGTTGTCGTCGAGAACCTCAATATGGTGGTCAAGCACAAGAAGCCGCGCCAGCAGAAGGTTGGAGCCCACGAGGAAGGCCGCTATGAAATGCCGGCCGCCATCGACCGTTCCAACGTGATGCTGTGCAACCCTAACCACATCGTTAAGGGAGAGGCCCAGCCCGCCAAAATCGGCCACAAGCTGGTTGAAGGCAAATGGGTGCGGTTCGACCGCACAACGGGCGACACGCTCTGA